One Paenibacillus riograndensis SBR5 DNA segment encodes these proteins:
- a CDS encoding AraC family transcriptional regulator, protein MKSSDSIKIPPGFWAGLRHLGIAAHDVARKAGQPLTIIAEPAVTTAQYFAVWQAYSDLIGDTAKGIIELAAGFETAKYPPTVLATYHARDYRDALNRMARYKQLCPPENLRITEEGESCTIALEWLCTEQPGPPMLMGITLAYLLELGRRGTGLPLTARIVEFSDDMGDVQTLEAYFGCPVRMGAPCNRLTLHRKDLDRPFVSYNEELLEILTPALDRSLGEQQRNRSISGMVKWIMKRSLTGGRPDIQAVAKELGISDRTLQRRLSDENTTFKHLLTQARHEQALEYLADSSLDIKEVAFMIGYADQNSFYRAFRLWEGDTPSNWRVKQEFWRNALVTEST, encoded by the coding sequence ATGAAGTCTTCTGACTCTATTAAAATCCCGCCGGGATTCTGGGCAGGATTACGTCATTTAGGGATTGCTGCCCACGATGTAGCTCGTAAAGCAGGGCAGCCGCTCACAATTATTGCTGAACCTGCAGTCACCACCGCCCAATATTTCGCGGTCTGGCAGGCTTATTCCGATCTCATTGGTGACACTGCCAAAGGGATCATCGAGCTTGCGGCAGGTTTTGAAACCGCGAAGTACCCGCCGACTGTCTTAGCAACATACCACGCCCGTGACTACCGGGATGCTCTAAACCGAATGGCCCGCTACAAACAACTGTGTCCTCCAGAAAACTTGCGTATCACCGAGGAGGGGGAGAGCTGTACCATCGCACTGGAATGGCTGTGCACCGAGCAACCCGGTCCGCCGATGTTGATGGGTATTACACTAGCCTATCTTTTGGAGCTTGGGCGACGGGGGACAGGTCTGCCTTTGACAGCGCGCATCGTCGAATTCTCGGATGATATGGGCGATGTACAGACCCTTGAAGCATACTTCGGCTGTCCTGTCCGGATGGGTGCACCATGCAACCGGTTGACACTGCACCGAAAAGATCTGGACCGTCCCTTTGTCTCATACAACGAAGAGTTGCTGGAGATTCTGACTCCGGCTCTGGACCGGTCGCTGGGTGAACAGCAGCGCAATCGCTCAATTTCCGGGATGGTTAAATGGATCATGAAACGCAGCCTTACCGGAGGACGGCCCGATATTCAGGCTGTTGCGAAAGAGCTGGGAATAAGCGACCGCACCTTGCAGCGCCGGCTTTCTGACGAAAATACGACCTTTAAGCATTTGTTAACACAAGCCAGACATGAGCAGGCACTGGAGTACTTGGCAGACTCTTCGCTCGATATTAAAGAAGTTGCGTTTATGATTGGATATGCAGACCAGAACTCGTTTTACCGCGCCTTCCGGCTTTGGGAAGGTGATACTCCGTCGAATTGGCGTGTAAAACAAGAATTTTGGCGCAATGCGCTAGTTACTGAATCAACCTGA
- the moaA gene encoding GTP 3',8-cyclase MoaA, translating to MNTTSIQDQLKRPIRDLRLSLTDRCNFRCSYCMPKEIFGEDYAFLPARELLSFAEILRLTRLFVSLGVVKIRLTGGEPLLRKDLPELVAGIRSLNGVEDIGLTTNGVLLGQQAKGLYAAGLRRLNISLDALHPEIFGTMNGRGLKPSLILKHIDQAREMGYEIKVNMVVQKGVNESEILPMAAYFKERKITLRFIEFMDAGNDNGWSLAKVVTKKEILQSLREVYELEALEQDFYGEVAQRYRYKDSDAEIGFITSVSESFCSSCTRARLSSDGKFYTCLFASGGTDLRSLLRSGADDSSLLNVIKDVWEKRTDRYSDERQEHTAAGRKKISMSYIGG from the coding sequence ATGAACACTACATCCATACAAGATCAGCTAAAGCGGCCCATCCGTGATTTAAGGCTTTCCCTGACAGACCGGTGCAATTTCCGCTGCTCCTACTGCATGCCGAAGGAAATATTCGGTGAGGATTACGCCTTTTTACCTGCCCGGGAGCTGTTGTCCTTTGCTGAAATTCTGCGGCTGACCAGGCTGTTTGTATCCTTAGGGGTAGTCAAAATCAGGCTGACCGGAGGAGAGCCGCTGCTGAGGAAAGATCTTCCGGAGCTTGTGGCAGGAATCCGGTCGCTTAACGGGGTTGAGGACATCGGCCTGACGACCAACGGCGTTTTGCTGGGGCAGCAGGCTAAAGGATTGTACGCAGCAGGACTGCGGCGGCTTAATATCAGTCTGGATGCGCTGCATCCGGAGATTTTTGGGACAATGAATGGAAGAGGGCTCAAGCCGTCTCTTATCCTGAAACATATCGATCAAGCCCGGGAGATGGGTTATGAGATCAAAGTCAATATGGTCGTGCAAAAAGGCGTAAATGAATCGGAGATCCTGCCGATGGCTGCCTATTTCAAGGAACGCAAAATCACCCTCCGTTTCATTGAGTTCATGGATGCGGGAAATGACAATGGCTGGAGTTTGGCAAAAGTGGTTACCAAAAAAGAAATTCTCCAAAGTCTCCGGGAAGTTTATGAGCTGGAGGCTTTGGAGCAGGATTTTTATGGGGAAGTCGCACAGCGCTACCGGTACAAAGACAGTGATGCAGAGATCGGGTTTATTACTTCGGTATCAGAATCCTTTTGCTCATCCTGTACGCGGGCCCGGTTATCTTCTGACGGTAAATTCTACACCTGCCTTTTTGCTTCCGGCGGTACGGATTTGCGGTCACTGCTCCGCAGCGGGGCTGACGACAGCAGCCTGTTGAATGTGATCAAAGACGTCTGGGAGAAACGTACGGACCGGTATTCCGATGAGCGTCAGGAGCACACGGCAGCGGGCCGGAAAAAGATAAGCATGTCCTATATAGGCGGATAG
- a CDS encoding metallophosphoesterase family protein — translation MNKQRLSFHADGTFKIVQFTDIHLKDGIEPERDTRTLALMERILISEQPDLVVFSGDLVYSEETVDPKATFRRVIEVAVQAGTPFAVIYGNHDTEKGVTREELQAILTEYELCMAEAGPGEIHGTGNYVLPLFNHSADRESAALYFVDSGEYAPAAIGGYAWIHSDQVAWYLQESAKNRERNGGVLPALAFMHIPIPEYQEVWQSGSVAGRKGEMVCCSKVNSGWFAAMLEAGDVMATFAGHDHDNDYIGVLHGITLAYGRVTGHNTYGSLQRGARVIQLKEGERRFETWIRQEDGSVI, via the coding sequence ATGAATAAGCAACGTCTTTCTTTTCATGCAGATGGCACTTTTAAAATTGTACAGTTTACCGATATCCATCTGAAGGATGGAATCGAACCGGAGCGTGATACCCGGACGCTGGCCCTGATGGAGCGTATTCTGATCAGCGAGCAACCGGATCTGGTAGTGTTCAGCGGTGACCTGGTTTACAGCGAAGAGACCGTGGACCCTAAGGCAACGTTCCGGCGGGTGATTGAGGTTGCCGTACAGGCAGGCACGCCTTTTGCTGTGATCTATGGCAACCACGATACAGAGAAGGGGGTTACACGGGAAGAGCTGCAGGCGATTTTGACAGAATATGAGCTGTGTATGGCTGAAGCCGGACCGGGAGAGATCCACGGCACGGGCAATTATGTGCTGCCGCTTTTCAACCACTCTGCAGACCGGGAGTCGGCGGCACTGTATTTCGTGGATTCGGGTGAATATGCGCCTGCAGCCATCGGCGGGTATGCCTGGATTCATTCCGATCAAGTGGCCTGGTATTTGCAGGAATCGGCCAAGAACAGAGAGAGAAACGGCGGGGTGCTGCCTGCTCTGGCTTTTATGCATATTCCTATCCCTGAGTATCAGGAGGTATGGCAGTCCGGGAGTGTAGCCGGGAGAAAAGGCGAAATGGTCTGCTGCTCCAAAGTGAACAGCGGCTGGTTCGCGGCCATGCTGGAAGCAGGGGATGTGATGGCAACCTTCGCCGGGCACGATCATGACAATGATTACATAGGTGTGCTGCACGGGATAACACTGGCCTATGGCCGGGTGACCGGGCATAACACGTATGGGTCACTGCAGCGCGGGGCCAGGGTCATTCAACTGAAGGAAGGGGAACGGCGCTTCGAAACCTGGATCAGGCAGGAGGATGGAAGCGTAATTTAG
- a CDS encoding nitrate/nitrite transporter, giving the protein MIKKLQLPLQTLNLIVGFMVWVIISSLMPFISEDISIPSGKLAMVTAIPVVLGSILRIPIGYYANIFGARIIFLVSFVLLLFPVFYISEASTYTDLIIGGLFLGIGGAVFSVGVTSLPKYFPKEKHGFVNGIYGVGNLGTALTTFTAPIIAARFGWATAVKLYLILLLVFIVLNFFFGDRHEPKVKTPIIEQIKGVIKNEKLWLFSLFYFITFGSFVAFTIYLPNFLVSNFGLEKVDAGMRTAGFIAVATFFRPVGGWLADKFQSLILLIGTFSIYTVAAILLAFLPSIGLYTVGCLAIAVSAGIGNGVIFKLVPFYFNKQAGIANGIVSMMGGLGGFFPPIMLSIIFSITGQYSIGFMLLSQVALASLVLVVWLLYHDRLALTSEVFNSTAQGILVTDAAGVIKSVNPAFTRLTGFTEAEVLGKQPNVLKSGRQSQDFYRSMWSEIRAKGVWQGEIWNRRKNGEEYLQLLNISAVKDETGVDIRYVGTFSDITRK; this is encoded by the coding sequence ATGATTAAAAAACTGCAATTGCCGTTACAAACATTGAACTTGATTGTTGGCTTCATGGTATGGGTAATTATCTCCTCTCTGATGCCTTTTATTTCCGAGGATATTTCGATTCCTTCGGGAAAACTGGCAATGGTTACGGCGATTCCCGTAGTGCTTGGTTCCATACTCCGAATCCCTATTGGCTATTATGCGAATATTTTCGGGGCACGTATCATCTTTCTCGTCAGCTTCGTGCTGCTGCTGTTTCCGGTTTTCTATATTAGCGAAGCGTCCACGTATACAGACTTGATTATCGGCGGCTTGTTTCTTGGCATTGGCGGAGCTGTTTTTTCGGTAGGGGTTACCTCGCTGCCTAAGTATTTTCCAAAAGAAAAGCATGGGTTCGTTAACGGGATTTATGGCGTCGGGAATCTTGGCACGGCCCTTACGACGTTTACGGCCCCGATCATTGCTGCGCGTTTCGGCTGGGCAACGGCGGTGAAGCTGTACCTGATTCTTCTTCTGGTGTTTATTGTCCTGAATTTCTTTTTCGGAGACCGTCATGAACCAAAGGTAAAAACACCGATTATTGAACAAATCAAAGGCGTTATTAAAAATGAGAAGCTATGGCTGTTCTCGCTCTTTTATTTCATTACATTCGGATCGTTCGTCGCATTCACAATTTATTTGCCAAACTTCCTCGTTTCTAATTTCGGACTGGAGAAGGTAGATGCAGGGATGCGCACAGCCGGTTTTATTGCCGTTGCCACGTTTTTCCGGCCTGTTGGCGGCTGGCTCGCAGACAAATTCCAGTCTCTGATTCTGCTGATCGGAACCTTCAGCATCTATACGGTTGCTGCAATACTCCTGGCTTTCCTGCCCTCCATTGGCCTGTACACGGTGGGGTGCCTCGCCATTGCCGTCAGTGCCGGAATAGGGAATGGCGTGATTTTTAAATTAGTTCCGTTCTATTTCAACAAGCAGGCGGGGATTGCCAACGGAATTGTCTCCATGATGGGCGGACTTGGCGGCTTCTTCCCGCCGATCATGCTCTCGATTATTTTTTCCATCACAGGCCAATATTCAATCGGGTTCATGCTGCTGTCGCAAGTGGCTCTTGCCAGCCTTGTTCTTGTGGTATGGCTCTTGTATCATGACCGCCTGGCGCTTACTTCTGAAGTGTTCAACTCCACAGCCCAGGGGATTCTGGTCACGGATGCGGCGGGTGTCATTAAGAGTGTCAATCCTGCATTTACGAGGCTTACAGGCTTCACTGAAGCAGAAGTGCTCGGCAAACAGCCAAACGTACTGAAGTCAGGCAGACAATCTCAGGATTTCTACCGCAGCATGTGGAGCGAGATCCGGGCAAAGGGTGTGTGGCAGGGAGAGATCTGGAACAGAAGGAAGAATGGTGAAGAGTATCTGCAGCTACTGAATATCAGTGCCGTCAAGGATGAGACAGGGGTAGACATCCGTTATGTCGGTACATTCAGCGATATTACGCGGAAGTAG
- a CDS encoding phosphotransferase family protein, with protein MKEQERRYSALIADQFPELNIRTVESLGEGYRNFAVLVNGEWVFRFPKSQQGADELNKEMHLLPLLSERVKVGIPKFVYRGTQEDGRLFAGYRKVEGEILGEDGIASVSGDARERLAIQLGDFMSDLNAFPVETAIQAGVPVQQLADEIQLLKDAAERQVFPHLEPSSRGYLHRRFQAYLENTEYPRYIPALIHADLSPDHFLTDSHRSVLTGIIDFGDAAISDPDYDYLYLLEDCGEPFTRQVMAHRGEADLDARLQKISLFVTFDQVRYLLEGLESGDPDWIQEGFEAVEQDMQINR; from the coding sequence TTGAAAGAGCAGGAACGGCGTTATTCCGCACTGATTGCGGACCAATTCCCGGAATTGAACATTCGAACCGTGGAGTCGCTTGGCGAAGGTTATCGGAATTTTGCGGTACTCGTGAACGGGGAATGGGTATTTCGCTTTCCCAAAAGTCAGCAAGGTGCGGATGAATTGAACAAAGAAATGCATTTGCTGCCTCTGTTGTCTGAACGCGTCAAGGTCGGGATTCCGAAGTTTGTATACAGAGGAACACAGGAGGATGGCCGTCTCTTTGCAGGCTACCGGAAGGTCGAGGGGGAAATCCTGGGGGAAGACGGAATCGCCTCTGTCTCCGGTGACGCAAGAGAACGACTGGCCATACAACTTGGGGATTTCATGAGTGACCTGAACGCATTCCCGGTTGAAACGGCTATTCAGGCCGGTGTCCCCGTACAACAACTTGCAGATGAAATCCAGTTGCTGAAAGATGCTGCGGAGAGGCAGGTTTTTCCTCATCTTGAACCGTCTTCGCGCGGCTATCTCCACCGGCGGTTTCAAGCCTATCTGGAGAATACAGAATATCCCCGTTATATACCGGCGCTGATTCACGCCGATTTGTCGCCGGATCACTTTTTGACGGATTCGCACCGGTCCGTTCTGACAGGTATTATCGACTTCGGCGACGCCGCGATAAGTGACCCGGATTACGATTACTTGTATTTGCTTGAGGATTGCGGCGAGCCATTTACTCGTCAAGTGATGGCGCACAGAGGCGAAGCTGACCTGGACGCCCGCCTGCAAAAAATCTCCTTGTTCGTCACATTCGATCAGGTCCGCTATCTGTTGGAGGGCTTGGAGTCCGGGGACCCGGATTGGATTCAGGAAGGATTTGAGGCAGTGGAACAGGATATGCAAATCAACAGGTAA
- a CDS encoding YwiC-like family protein: MKRFIPNQHGAWSMLVLPFLLGMAASQAKLLHIPLFLCWLLIYLFIFPLLQGVKTRRFDRYGPPLKMYGLLLLPFAAYLIVTEPKLLWFALPALPLFAVNLYYARTKNERALLNDIAGILLFCLMVFPVFYIGGGTDWGIAGELFILALLYFVGTALYVKTIIREKNNPRYYYASVIYHGLFLLAGVVLFPSLTVPLIILLARAASLPKTKITAKRTGILEIGFSVMLYISVCVLYF, from the coding sequence ATGAAGAGGTTTATTCCCAATCAGCACGGAGCCTGGTCCATGCTGGTTCTCCCCTTTTTGTTAGGGATGGCGGCCTCCCAGGCAAAACTTCTGCATATTCCCCTGTTCTTGTGCTGGCTGCTGATTTATTTGTTCATCTTTCCGCTCCTTCAAGGGGTCAAAACGAGGCGTTTTGACCGGTATGGTCCGCCGCTCAAAATGTATGGACTGCTGCTTTTGCCTTTTGCAGCTTATCTGATTGTTACCGAACCTAAGCTGCTTTGGTTTGCCTTACCGGCACTCCCGCTGTTTGCGGTTAATCTGTATTATGCCAGAACGAAGAATGAGCGGGCCCTGCTCAATGATATCGCGGGAATTCTGCTGTTTTGCCTGATGGTCTTTCCCGTTTTTTATATCGGCGGAGGAACAGACTGGGGAATAGCTGGTGAATTATTTATACTGGCTTTGCTGTATTTTGTGGGGACTGCCTTGTATGTAAAAACGATTATTCGTGAAAAAAACAATCCCCGGTATTATTACGCATCTGTGATTTATCATGGATTATTCCTGCTGGCGGGAGTGGTGCTGTTCCCATCGTTAACGGTCCCTCTGATAATCCTGCTGGCGCGCGCAGCAAGTCTACCCAAAACAAAAATTACAGCCAAACGTACAGGAATACTGGAAATCGGCTTTTCTGTGATGCTGTACATATCTGTATGCGTCTTGTATTTCTAA
- a CDS encoding histidinol phosphate phosphatase domain-containing protein, whose protein sequence is MKIDFHLHLEEGPYSPRWLQRTMESLTAMTDSSEQIHTQAWMQESFGRLERRMTGGAFTEEWLDLYLKQAKQRGIHTVGIVDHLYRFTKYKAYYEKHMLLDDTLIGRLQREWLDQVCMADTEHFVACIQAQKEKWQREGVQLRLGIEADYFPGCEQELAGILKEQPYDYVIGSVHFVDGWGFDNPATQMYFEQFDLEVLYARFFEIVGQAVSSRLFDIVAHLDNLKAFNYRPDEQRLLPMYERIADLLIAHDTATEINAGMVYRYPIREMCPGPAFLAVLAAKGVLLTTSTDAHFPDDLGGYTDQQLEMLKQAGVREIVTFQNRRRSRHWLE, encoded by the coding sequence ATGAAGATAGATTTTCACCTCCATCTGGAAGAAGGACCTTATTCGCCTAGATGGCTGCAGCGTACGATGGAAAGTCTAACCGCGATGACGGACAGCAGCGAGCAGATCCATACGCAGGCTTGGATGCAGGAGAGCTTCGGTCGGCTGGAGCGGCGCATGACGGGTGGAGCTTTTACAGAGGAATGGCTGGACCTGTATCTGAAACAGGCCAAGCAGCGCGGCATTCACACGGTGGGCATCGTCGATCATCTGTACCGTTTCACGAAATATAAAGCCTATTATGAAAAACACATGCTATTGGATGATACCTTGATAGGCCGTCTGCAGCGGGAGTGGCTGGATCAGGTGTGTATGGCGGATACAGAGCATTTTGTTGCTTGCATTCAGGCCCAAAAGGAAAAATGGCAGCGTGAAGGGGTGCAGCTGCGGCTCGGCATCGAAGCCGATTATTTCCCGGGCTGCGAACAGGAGCTAGCCGGAATATTGAAGGAACAGCCGTACGACTATGTTATCGGTTCAGTCCATTTTGTAGATGGCTGGGGCTTCGACAATCCGGCGACCCAGATGTATTTTGAACAATTTGATCTGGAAGTCCTGTATGCCCGGTTCTTCGAGATCGTCGGCCAAGCGGTGTCTTCACGCCTGTTCGATATTGTCGCCCACCTCGACAACCTCAAAGCCTTCAACTACCGCCCGGATGAACAACGCCTGCTGCCGATGTATGAGCGGATTGCGGATTTGCTGATCGCGCATGATACGGCCACGGAGATTAACGCGGGAATGGTGTACCGCTATCCGATCCGGGAAATGTGCCCGGGCCCGGCTTTCCTGGCCGTACTGGCGGCCAAAGGCGTGCTGCTCACCACCTCTACCGATGCCCATTTTCCTGACGATCTCGGCGGGTATACAGATCAACAGCTGGAGATGCTGAAGCAGGCGGGAGTGCGGGAAATTGTAACCTTCCAGAACCGGCGGCGAAGCCGGCACTGGCTGGAATAA
- a CDS encoding SDR family NAD(P)-dependent oxidoreductase — protein sequence MDMGLNNKTALVTGSTKGIGKAIAVELAKEGVNVLINGRSYEEAERTVNEMKSNFPATSPQNAAADIVDTRQREALFEKYPDIDILVNNTGIYEIMQYEDVDDEIWEKYFRINVLAANGLSKFYLPKMLKKDYGRIIFIASEEAIMPSGQMPQYTMTKSMLLSLSKSLSKLTRGTEVTVNTIMPGPTLSENVRQIIDGVYANEDMTFSEKEKKFMTANLPQSEIQRFIKPIEIGRLAAFVCSPYASAFKGSPIRMDGGMVPTIF from the coding sequence ATGGATATGGGTTTAAACAATAAAACAGCTTTAGTTACAGGATCAACGAAAGGTATAGGTAAAGCAATTGCCGTTGAACTTGCTAAAGAAGGTGTTAATGTACTAATTAACGGACGGAGTTATGAAGAGGCAGAACGGACGGTAAATGAAATGAAGTCCAATTTCCCGGCTACCTCTCCTCAAAATGCTGCAGCTGATATAGTGGATACCCGGCAAAGAGAAGCTTTATTTGAAAAATACCCGGATATTGATATTTTGGTTAACAACACGGGGATTTATGAAATTATGCAGTATGAGGACGTTGACGATGAAATATGGGAAAAATATTTTCGCATTAATGTTCTGGCGGCAAATGGATTATCCAAATTTTATTTACCTAAAATGTTGAAAAAAGATTATGGCCGCATTATCTTTATTGCGAGTGAAGAAGCCATTATGCCTTCAGGGCAAATGCCGCAGTACACCATGACCAAATCGATGCTCTTATCTTTGTCAAAAAGCTTGTCCAAATTAACAAGAGGAACAGAAGTTACAGTCAATACGATCATGCCCGGACCAACACTCTCTGAAAATGTGCGGCAAATCATTGATGGTGTGTACGCTAATGAAGATATGACTTTTTCCGAAAAAGAGAAAAAATTTATGACTGCCAACCTGCCACAATCTGAAATTCAGCGGTTTATTAAGCCGATTGAAATAGGACGGCTGGCTGCATTTGTATGCAGCCCTTATGCTTCCGCATTTAAAGGTTCTCCTATCCGTATGGATGGGGGAATGGTGCCGACGATATTTTGA
- a CDS encoding DeoR/GlpR family DNA-binding transcription regulator → MTLLAEERQQLILQQLEETGKVKVIPLAQQLEVSNETIRRDLDALEEQRKLKRVYGGAVKLTHFDGEPSYTMRRKLNQEGKQAIGREAARLLQDGDTVFMDTGTTVLEMTRWLAGKKNITIVTNSLPAASALLQALSLEQFTGKVILLGGEISVQQQSVSGILAHELLKQFTLDKAFLSVGGISPAQGITDYDMNESLVSRLAAGQASEVILLADHSKIGSTAFCQIAPLHTADVIISDQELPGGWKEELERIGVAWIRS, encoded by the coding sequence ATGACATTACTCGCAGAAGAACGGCAGCAGCTGATCTTGCAGCAATTGGAGGAAACCGGAAAGGTAAAAGTTATCCCGCTCGCGCAGCAGCTTGAGGTGTCCAATGAGACGATCCGCCGCGATCTGGATGCTTTGGAGGAACAACGGAAGTTAAAGCGCGTGTATGGGGGCGCAGTGAAGCTCACCCATTTCGACGGAGAGCCTTCGTATACGATGAGGCGAAAGCTGAACCAGGAAGGCAAGCAGGCAATTGGCCGGGAAGCTGCCAGACTGCTGCAGGATGGGGACACTGTGTTCATGGATACAGGGACGACTGTGCTGGAGATGACCCGCTGGCTGGCCGGAAAAAAGAACATCACTATTGTGACGAACTCCCTGCCAGCAGCGTCCGCCTTGCTCCAGGCCTTGTCCCTTGAGCAATTTACGGGCAAAGTCATTTTGCTTGGCGGGGAAATCTCCGTTCAACAGCAATCGGTGAGCGGGATTCTCGCCCATGAGCTGCTGAAACAATTCACACTGGACAAAGCCTTTTTGTCCGTGGGCGGAATTTCGCCTGCCCAAGGCATCACAGATTACGATATGAACGAATCGCTGGTGTCACGGCTGGCCGCCGGGCAGGCCAGTGAAGTGATTCTGCTGGCAGACCACAGCAAAATCGGCAGCACGGCTTTTTGCCAGATCGCTCCGCTGCACACTGCCGATGTGATCATCTCCGATCAGGAGCTGCCGGGGGGCTGGAAGGAAGAGCTGGAACGCATAGGGGTAGCGTGGATCAGGTCCTGA
- a CDS encoding MFS transporter: MNARSRWLLISVGLGVLLNPLNSSMISVAIARLQNVYRLDFTEVSWIIFSFYIASAVAQPIMGKASDLFGRRKIFLAGLVVAFVASLAAPLAPGFGWLIVFRIVQSIGTSMMVSVGMAIVRVHITEKQASALSVMSIFLSGAAAIGPFIGGVVIHWWDWHGIFFVNIPFAAASFLLAWRAIPKDEPPVAALRNMSFRQWITMIDAPGILLFAAGLVALLAGLLSAKSSGHISFGHVLTGGIGLIALVAFVRHELKASSPFIPVRTFAKYPEMARVNVEFILVNVLYYSLFFGLPSYLQIVRHVSEFHTGILMLSLGLCSLIASPIAGRWIDRSGPGPALFLSAILMALGSVWIVTMNQSSPVISVCVALGAFGIGNGLNSVGMQAALFKSAPKEIIGVASGVFMTSRYLGTILSSLLLGIVMGDTFSAGGFRLLGVILSAIALVLVFMNWRQRESKPLQ; this comes from the coding sequence ATGAATGCTCGCAGCAGGTGGTTGCTGATTTCCGTGGGTCTCGGGGTACTGTTGAACCCTTTAAATTCTTCGATGATTTCCGTTGCTATAGCAAGGCTGCAAAATGTGTACCGTCTCGATTTTACTGAGGTATCCTGGATTATTTTTTCTTTCTACATTGCAAGTGCGGTCGCCCAGCCTATTATGGGGAAGGCCAGTGATTTATTTGGACGCAGAAAAATATTTCTGGCAGGCCTTGTTGTAGCTTTCGTCGCGTCATTAGCAGCTCCGCTGGCTCCAGGCTTCGGGTGGCTCATCGTGTTCCGGATTGTGCAATCCATCGGAACAAGCATGATGGTTTCTGTAGGAATGGCTATTGTGCGGGTTCATATTACGGAGAAACAAGCGTCTGCGCTGTCAGTGATGTCCATTTTCCTATCGGGAGCGGCAGCAATCGGACCCTTTATTGGCGGGGTGGTTATCCACTGGTGGGATTGGCATGGTATCTTCTTCGTCAATATTCCATTTGCAGCGGCAAGCTTTCTATTAGCTTGGAGGGCCATTCCTAAGGACGAACCGCCCGTGGCCGCTCTGCGCAACATGTCCTTCCGTCAATGGATAACCATGATAGATGCGCCGGGTATCCTGCTTTTTGCAGCGGGTCTGGTTGCCCTGCTCGCCGGGTTGCTGTCAGCAAAATCCTCCGGCCATATTTCATTTGGACATGTTCTGACCGGAGGGATTGGCCTGATCGCATTGGTTGCTTTCGTACGGCATGAGTTAAAAGCGTCCTCACCCTTTATTCCGGTGCGTACGTTCGCCAAATATCCGGAGATGGCCCGGGTCAATGTCGAATTTATACTCGTTAACGTACTATATTACTCACTGTTTTTCGGGCTTCCTTCCTACCTGCAGATAGTGCGCCATGTCAGCGAATTCCATACAGGAATTCTCATGCTGAGTCTGGGACTATGCTCGCTCATTGCTTCTCCCATAGCAGGGCGATGGATCGATAGATCGGGACCAGGGCCGGCATTGTTTCTGTCCGCGATATTAATGGCCTTGGGGTCCGTATGGATCGTGACAATGAATCAAAGCTCGCCGGTAATCAGCGTCTGTGTGGCTTTAGGCGCATTCGGTATTGGCAACGGATTGAATAGTGTCGGTATGCAGGCAGCCTTGTTCAAAAGCGCTCCAAAAGAAATCATCGGAGTAGCTTCGGGAGTATTTATGACCTCAAGATACTTGGGAACTATACTATCCTCATTGCTGCTGGGCATCGTGATGGGCGATACCTTCAGCGCTGGAGGGTTTCGGCTGCTTGGGGTTATTCTCTCGGCAATCGCCTTGGTCTTAGTATTTATGAACTGGCGGCAAAGAGAGTCGAAGCCGTTGCAATAG
- a CDS encoding response regulator transcription factor: MKIVIADDHAMVRSGFSMILNFQDDIEVIGAAADGIEAYAMVAKRRPDILIMDLSMPPGESGLIATGKIKEDYPDTKILILTMHDDEEYLFHVLKNGASGYVLKSAPDEELLLAIRTIYEGGTYIHPKMATSLVREFIKKDKTASTEDLFELLSKRELEILPLIAKGYGNKEIAERLFISVKTVEAHKSKIMEKLNLKSRPELVEYALKKKLLDF, encoded by the coding sequence ATGAAGATCGTCATCGCAGACGACCACGCCATGGTGCGCAGCGGTTTTTCCATGATCCTGAATTTTCAGGACGACATTGAGGTTATCGGGGCGGCGGCAGACGGGATAGAAGCCTATGCCATGGTAGCGAAACGGAGACCGGATATTCTGATCATGGATCTGAGCATGCCGCCCGGAGAAAGCGGACTGATCGCCACAGGTAAAATCAAAGAAGATTATCCCGATACCAAAATATTGATCCTGACCATGCATGATGATGAAGAATATTTGTTTCATGTCCTGAAGAACGGAGCTTCCGGATATGTGCTGAAAAGCGCACCGGATGAGGAACTGCTGCTCGCCATCCGCACCATCTATGAGGGAGGCACCTATATTCATCCCAAGATGGCAACCTCTCTGGTGCGTGAATTTATCAAGAAGGACAAAACGGCCTCTACAGAAGATTTGTTTGAGCTGCTCTCTAAGCGGGAGCTGGAAATCCTGCCGCTAATCGCTAAGGGATACGGCAACAAGGAAATTGCGGAAAGGCTGTTCATCTCCGTGAAGACAGTGGAAGCCCATAAATCCAAAATCATGGAGAAATTAAACCTGAAAAGCCGGCCGGAGCTGGTCGAATATGCCTTGAAAAAAAAGCTGCTGGATTTCTAG